AAAAATCAGAGAACATAATCGCACAATTTAACTTTCCATTATGTTACGTGTTTAATTTTACTAACTAATGAAAAAAATTGCAAAATATAGAAAATTTTGGTGAGGATTAGAGAACGTTGATATATCCCCACATCCAGCCGGCAGTAACCATCGGCCCCTCATTGCCGCCCGGACCGGTGCCGCACATGGCATTACAGACCCATATAGCCTGCCCCGCTCCCGCCGTCGTGAAAGTTGCCTGTTCTGTCGACAGTCCCTGTACTGGTATGTTTACATTCATGCCATTTCCGGATACTGTGAAAGTGTGAGCAATGCTGGATACGTTCACATAGGAGGTAACCCATGCAACGGAATTCGCAGAAGGCAAGGACGTGTCATTGACCGCTGTATTGTTGAAAATGGAGACGTAGTTATTTGAAGTTCCATAAACGCTGGCATACTGGGCAGCCACTGGCGATGCACCGCTGTCCCAGTCTATAATGGTAAGGTTGATAATGGAATACTGCGGGAGATATAGGTACTTCGCAGATTGCAAAGTTCCGTTTTCAAGAACATAATACGATGGGGCGTTTCCAACTGAAGCATTATAGAATCTGTTGGGGTCTATAACAAGCGTAATATTTACAGCGCTCTTCGCGGGAGCTGCGTTGACATGCGTTGCGGTGTATCCGATCCCAATGCCAGAAACAAGTACAACTGCAACAAGTATTAACATTAAAGGGTTTCTAACTTTATTCAAATTGCCACCTAATAATGAATATATTTAGGAAATTTAAACCTCAAACCTGAATTGTTAGGTCAGGACTATAAATACGTGTCAAAATAATTATTAAGCTTCCCACAATTATGAGACGTGGCAAGGAGTGGTGACAGTTCCGTTCAGGCTGAAGTGGAACTTAAAAGGGCTGATTGTGATGTCACGAATCTCATCAAGCACATCAATCTCAAGGGTTCCGTATCCAGGTTGAAGATATCCTCGGAGCTGACACTTCACCGGATTGAGTCCAACGATCAGGTTTCTCTGGTCACTGAGTTGCGTAAAGCTGCCATAAAATTCACCCAGGCCGGGAACAACACTGTATGGGCAGAAAGCAGGAGTTGCTCAGCCTGCCGCGCGATGGCGCTTTCTGAGGCAGCAATCCTCAGCACCAGATCTGTGGGAACTGACGCCATAATATACCGCATAATAGTTCCATCCAAGCGCAGCCTTTATCACCTGAAGGGTGAACTGGAAAAAGCTGGCCTTGAGCCTCGCGTCATAGAATTCTTTGACAATGAGGACGAGGAACTGACGAAGAGGGAAATGGACATAATCAGGAGTGCGTTCAGCCTGGGATACTATGACATAGACCGGGGCAT
The genomic region above belongs to Thermoplasmataceae archaeon and contains:
- a CDS encoding helix-turn-helix domain-containing protein, with protein sequence MARSGDSSVQAEVELKRADCDVTNLIKHINLKGSVSRLKISSELTLHRIESNDQVSLVTELRKAAIKFTQAGNNTVWAESRSCSACRAMALSEAAILSTRSVGTDAIIYRIIVPSKRSLYHLKGELEKAGLEPRVIEFFDNEDEELTKREMDIIRSAFSLGYYDIDRGISMTELAQKFGISTSSISDVLRRGTKKIIKSYLENR